The DNA sequence TTTATTTTTACAAAATACTGTCTAAACATCGGGGTGTAATACTCCCCAAAATCAGGACCACTGGTTAAGTTAAAAAAATAAGTAACTAACTTCGTGGTAACAATGAAAGGAAAACGTAGAAAATTCAGTTCGGCCTTCAAGGCCAAAGTGGCGCTGGAAGCGCTGAAGGAAAAGGAAACGCTGGCAGAATTGGCTCAGCGGTTCGAAGTTCACGCGGTAATGATCAGCAAGTGGAAACAGGAGTTTCTGGAAAAGTCCGCTCACGTGTTTGACAAAGAGGCGGATCAAGAAGAACAGGTGGATTCCGACCGGCTGTATGCTAAGATCGGCCAACTGGAGCTGGAAAATGACTTTTTAAAAAAAAGCTTGAAAAAGCTCCATTAACCGATCGTAGAGCGATGATCACACCTTCCCATCGATTGAGCGTGCGCCGGCAGTGTGAGTTGCTGGAACTTCACCGCAGCGGAATTTATTACACCCCGGTCGGAGAAGGAGAAAAAAACCTTGCGCTGATGCGGAGGATGGATGAGCGTCATTTGCAATACCCGACCGAAGGCGTGCTGCAATTGCAGGATTACTTTCGGGATGAGGGCCTCCAGGTGAATCACAAGCGGATCCGGCGGTTAATGCGCAAGATGGGCATCCGGGCGCAATATCCCCGGCGTATACTGACCAAATTGGGCAAGGCCGAATACATCCGGCCCTACCTGCTTCGGAACCTGAAGATCGAACGCCCTAATCAGGTGTGGGCTGTGGATATAACGTACATCCCAATGAAAAAGGGGTTCATGTACCTGGCCGCCATTATTGACCTGCATAGCCGCTTTGTGGTGGCCTGGAGCCTTTCCAACAGCATGACCTCCGAGTGGGTCTGTTCACTGGTAAAAGAAGCGGTGAAGCGGCACGGAAAACCGGAGATCGTTAATTCCGATCAAGGCAGCCAGTTTACCTGCCGGGAATGGATATCGCTTCTTCCGCAGCTGGGCATCAAGATCAGCATGGACGGCAAAGGAAGAGCGATTGACAACGTGTTCATTGAGCGGCTGTGGCGTACGGTAAAGTACGAATACGTGTACCTGAACCCGGCGCTGGACGGATGGGAACTGGAACAAGGACTTCGTGCCTTTTTCCACCGTTATAACTTTTATAAATCCCATCAAGGGATCGGACGAAGAAAACCAGCCAGTTTGTACCTGACGGGCAAAGCAGCATGAGAGTTATCCACAAATGGGAGATCATGGGCAAAAAAGAGAAAAGAACCAAAAGAGAAAAAAGGCGTGGATTTGTGGAAAACTCTCCGAGTTTACCACAACCCCACACCGCTACAACAACAAATGACTATAAATTCAATTAAGATTTAGAGAAATTGGTCCTGAAAATGGGGAGTATCTCAGGGGGAATTATAGTACGAATCAAGGTTTTACAACATGAAGTAAATCAGGGTAATTATGTAGCCCGAAACACAGGTTTGGCAATAGCAAGGGGCCGCTACATTGCTGTGATGGATTCAGATGATATTGCTCTTCCCAATCGACTTCAATTACAAGTTGATTTTTTGAATAGCCATCCTAAAGTCGGATGTGTAGGTGCCTTGGCAGAAATGATTTATGAAAATGGTAAACCGTTCAAACTTATTCGTTATCCAAGTAGTTATTCCAAGCTGAAAACGTATTTGTTTAGAACAATGAGTTTGTCTCATCCTACCATCATGCTGCGTAGAAAGTTTCTAGAAAAATATAAACTACGATATAATACACGTTTAAAATATGCAGCGGATTATGAATTCTTGGTGCGATGCACCAGGTTTTTTCCTATCAGAAATTTGGAGGACATCGTACTTAAATATCGTATGCATTCTCAACAAATATCGTCTTCTAAACGCAAGGAGCAGGGTTTCTTTGCTGACCTTGTACGCTTACAACAGCTTAAAGACTTCAATTTAAATCCAAGCAAAAGTGATTCGGCTTTACATCTTAAACTAATGAAGGGCGTATACTTGAATGATGTTGAACTTCACAGATCTATAGATTGGTTAAACCAGCTACTTGATGCGAATGACCGCCTTAAGATTTTTAATCCCAATCATTTTTATGATCTTTTGAAGATTAATTTGAACACCGTCGTTAGAAAGAATAATTTAGGAGGATGGTCGATTGAAAAAGAATTGTTACGATATATTAACGAAAAGTTTCCTAAAAAGATTTCAATACTTGAGTTTGGTTCCGGCGCAGGAACAGATGCGCTCTTACAATTTCACCAAGTTATAAGCATTGAACATTCTTCTATTTTTGCATTTAATAGAGGAAGATCTCATAATTGCATTCACTCACCATTAATAAATGGCTGGTATAATCCGGAAGATGTCAAGTGTGCCTTAGAACTAAAGCATGATTTAATCCTAGTGGACGGCCCTCCTGGTAATCGACGTTCGGGAATTCTTAATCATCTATCGCTGTTTCATAATACAAAGGTTCCTGTTATTTTTGATGATATGGACCGCGATAACGATCGTGCGATAATGGAGAAGTTTTGTGCAGAACTGAATTTTAGATTTGAGATCATTTTTGGAAAAATTAAATCATTTGCGTACTGTACGAAGAATGGCTAATATGAAAGCGTCGTTTTTTTATGGGCTTCATGCATCTGTTGTACTGTTTTGGCTTTTTAGATTTCCTACAACGAATGCTCTGCTAACTTGCCTGGTATTTTTATATTTGATTGTTGCCGTAATTTTGATACCATCATTCATTAGAAGTAGGCTCCCGCAGTCGGGCTATAAGGTATTTTCTCGTTGGTACGTCTTTTTCATTATAAGCCTCTATTTGATTGGAATGTATGGATTTACTAAAATTTGGATAGAAAACCTACAGTATATTTTATTTCAAGTGGTGATCGATAATTTAACCAGTTTTTTTTCGTTTTTATTTTTATTATTTTATGTCGTAATTTTTGGCGCATATTTTATGATACACCGCAAGCAAGAGCGAAAATCCATTTGATTTTTGGCTAAATATAATTTATATCAATCTTCAACTTTGTATGAAACCTCTTTTATCTATGCGCCACAATTACAGTCGGGTATTCGATTTTTCAGTTCGTTGGCCCAAGTGTTGTAATATGAAAGCAAGGAGCGACGCTATCCGACAGGATCATCCAATAGCAGGAATTTTTATACATTTGAGAAGTCGGGAGTTGTTGGATAATTTTGTAGTGAAATCTCTACCCGAATACCTGACCATTGCATATTCTTTGAACTTCAAATGGCAATGACACCTATGAAATGTAATACTCCCCAAAATCAGGACCACTGGTTAAGTTAAAAAAATAAGTAACTAACTTCGTGGTAACAATGAAAGGAAAACGTAGAAAATTCAGTTCGGCCTTCAAGGCCAAAGTGGCGCTGGAAGCGCTGAAGGAAAAGGAAACGCTGGCAGAATTGGCTCAGCGGTTCGAAGTTCACGCGGTAATGATCAGCAAGTGGAAACAGGAGTTTCTGGAAAAGTCCGCTCACGTGTTTGACAAAGAGGCGGATCAAGAAGAACAGGTGGATCCCGACCGGCTGTATGCTAAGATCGGCCAACTGGAGCTGGAAAATGACTTTTTAAAAAAAAGCTTGAAAAAGCTCCATTAACCGATCGTAGAGCGATGATCACACCTTCCCATCGATTGAGCGTGCGCCGGCAGTGTGAGTTGCTGGAACTTCACCGCAGCGGAATTTATTACACCCCGGTCGGAGAAGGAGAAAAAAACCTTGCGCTGATGCGGAGGATGGATGAGCGTCATTTGCAATACCCGACCGAAGGCGTGCTGCAATTGCAGGATTACTTTCGGGATGAGGGCCTCCAGGTGAATCACAAGCGGATCCGGCGGTTAATGCGCAAGATGGGCATCCGGGCGCAATATCCCCGGCGTATACTGACCAAATTGGGCAAGGCCGAATACATCCGGCCCTACCTGCTTCGGAACCTGAAGATCGAACGCCCTAATCAGGTGTGGGCTGTGGATATAACGTACATCCCAATGAAAAAGGGGTTCATGTACCTGGCCGCCATTATTGACCTGCATAGCCGCTTTGTGGTGGCCTGGAGCCTTTCCAACAGCATGACCTCCGA is a window from the Anseongella ginsenosidimutans genome containing:
- a CDS encoding transposase, with the protein product MKGKRRKFSSAFKAKVALEALKEKETLAELAQRFEVHAVMISKWKQEFLEKSAHVFDKEADQEEQVDSDRLYAKIGQLELENDFLKKSLKKLH
- a CDS encoding IS3 family transposase; amino-acid sequence: MITPSHRLSVRRQCELLELHRSGIYYTPVGEGEKNLALMRRMDERHLQYPTEGVLQLQDYFRDEGLQVNHKRIRRLMRKMGIRAQYPRRILTKLGKAEYIRPYLLRNLKIERPNQVWAVDITYIPMKKGFMYLAAIIDLHSRFVVAWSLSNSMTSEWVCSLVKEAVKRHGKPEIVNSDQGSQFTCREWISLLPQLGIKISMDGKGRAIDNVFIERLWRTVKYEYVYLNPALDGWELEQGLRAFFHRYNFYKSHQGIGRRKPASLYLTGKAA
- a CDS encoding glycosyltransferase; the protein is MGSISGGIIVRIKVLQHEVNQGNYVARNTGLAIARGRYIAVMDSDDIALPNRLQLQVDFLNSHPKVGCVGALAEMIYENGKPFKLIRYPSSYSKLKTYLFRTMSLSHPTIMLRRKFLEKYKLRYNTRLKYAADYEFLVRCTRFFPIRNLEDIVLKYRMHSQQISSSKRKEQGFFADLVRLQQLKDFNLNPSKSDSALHLKLMKGVYLNDVELHRSIDWLNQLLDANDRLKIFNPNHFYDLLKINLNTVVRKNNLGGWSIEKELLRYINEKFPKKISILEFGSGAGTDALLQFHQVISIEHSSIFAFNRGRSHNCIHSPLINGWYNPEDVKCALELKHDLILVDGPPGNRRSGILNHLSLFHNTKVPVIFDDMDRDNDRAIMEKFCAELNFRFEIIFGKIKSFAYCTKNG
- a CDS encoding transposase, coding for MKGKRRKFSSAFKAKVALEALKEKETLAELAQRFEVHAVMISKWKQEFLEKSAHVFDKEADQEEQVDPDRLYAKIGQLELENDFLKKSLKKLH
- a CDS encoding IS3 family transposase; amino-acid sequence: MITPSHRLSVRRQCELLELHRSGIYYTPVGEGEKNLALMRRMDERHLQYPTEGVLQLQDYFRDEGLQVNHKRIRRLMRKMGIRAQYPRRILTKLGKAEYIRPYLLRNLKIERPNQVWAVDITYIPMKKGFMYLAAIIDLHSRFVVAWSLSNSMTSEWVCSLVKEAVKRHGKPEIVNSDQGSQFTCREWISLLPQLGIKISMDGKGRAIDNVFIERLWRTVKYEYVYLNPALDGWELEQGLRAFFHRYNFYKSHQGIGRRKPASLYLTGKAA